In Rutidosis leptorrhynchoides isolate AG116_Rl617_1_P2 chromosome 6, CSIRO_AGI_Rlap_v1, whole genome shotgun sequence, the DNA window atccatacaccaacgaccaaaaacacctacaaacactttcattcttcaattttcttcatctaattgatctctctcaagttctatcttcaagttctaagtgttcttcatatattttacaagttctagttacataaaatcaagaatactttcaagtttgctagctcacttccaatcttgtaaggtgatcatccaacctcaagaaatctttgtttcttacagtaggttatcattctaatacaaggtaataatcatattcaaactttggttcaatttctataactataacaatcttatttcaagtgatgatcttacttgaacttgttttcgtgtcatgattctgcttcaagaacttcgagccatccaaggatccgttgaagctagatccatttttctcttttccagtaggtttatccaaggaacttaaggtagtaatgatgttcataacatcattcgattcatacatataaagctatcttattcgaaggtttaaacttgtaatcactagaacatagtttagttaattctaaacttgttcgcaaacaaaagttaatccttctaacttgacttttaaaatcaactaaacacatgttatatatctatatgatatgctaacttaatgatttaaaacctggaaacacgaaaaacactgtaaaaccggatttacgccgtcgtagtaacaccgcgggctgttttgggttagttaattaaaaactatgataaactttgatttaaaagttgttattctgagaaaatgatttttattatgaacatgaaactatatccaaaaattatggttaaactcaaagtggaagtatgttttctaaaatggtcatctagacgtcgttctttcgactgaaatgactacctttacaaaaacgacttgtaacttatttttccgactataaacctatactttttctgtttagattcataaaatagagttcaatatgaaaccatagcaatttgattcactcaaaacggatttaaaatgaagaagttatgggtaaaacaagattggataattcttctcattttagctacgtgaaaattggtaacaaatctattccaaccataacttaatcaacttgtattgtatattatgtaatcttgagataccatagacacgtatacaatgtttcgacctatcatgtcgacacatctatatatatttcggaacaaccatagacactctatatgtgaatgttggagttagctatacatggttgaggttgatttcaaaatatatatagtttgagttgtgatcaatactgagatacgtatacactgggtcgtggattgattcaagataatatttatcgatttatttctgtacatctaattgtggacaactagttgtaggttactaacgaggacagctgacttaataaacttaaaatatcaaaatatattaaaagtgttgtaaatatattttgaacatactttgatatgtatgtatatattgttataggttcgtgaatcaaccagtggccaagtcttacttcccggcgaagtaaaaatctgtgaaagtgagttatagtcccacttttaaaatctaatatttttgggatgagaatacatgcaggttttataaatgatttacaaaatagacacaagtacgtgaaactacattctatggttgaattatcgaaatcgaatatgcccctttttattaagtctggtaatctaagaattagggaacagacaccctaattgacgcgaatcctaaagatagatctatcgggcccaacaagccccatccaaagtaccagatgctttagtactttgaaatttatatcatatccgaagggtgtcccggaatgatggggatattcttatatatgcatcttgttaatgtcggttaccaggtgttcaccatatgaatgacttttatctctatgtatgggatgtgtattgaaatatgaaatcttgtggtctattattatgatttgatatatataggttaaacctataactcaccaacatttttgttgacgttttaagcatgtttattctcaggtgattattaagagcttccgctgtcgcatacttaaataaggacgagatttggagtccatgtttgtatgatattgtgtaaaaactgcattcaagaaacttattttgttgtaacatatttgtattgtaaaccattatgtaatggtcgtgtgtaaacaggatattttagattatcattatttgataatctacgtaaagctttttaaacctttagtgatgaaataaaggttatggtttgttttaaaatgaatgcagtctttgaaaaacgtctcatatagaggtcaaaacctcgcaacgaaatcaattaatatggaacgtttttaatcaataagaacgggacatttcaaaatgggCTATTTATAGGGAAGATTGGGGGTCATGGaatggagtggtgtgatcgtggctgtacacgtgtaacgcaatcgACTGGTAGCATTTTATttatgcgcgtggatgccagttgggtatgattacatatacgctcgtggttggcacgcgcctgccacactgccactttatgtcatgtcagccgaatgggcttctgcgattgtgacacgCATTTAATGGCATCGAGACGCACGCGGAATTtaaaatgctagccgttttcttgttttttctttttcgcttaatagtttgatgtcatactccttgcgccatataacatcaaactggggggacataatgataccgcaacccgcaggcgcaccacatatgtatgcgggcaatcactattgtgcgtgtgcgtgttcttgtgtgcgttatgcggcgtgcgaatgcctttgttcccggtacggcggttgcttagctgtcaagtaaatatcttttccataattatatccgtgattcgggggagtcagttatggatgaggttatcatgatctgggacggttctagaattagggtttgcctatatatacaaaccctaatcatcattcaccggacacaacatattacgtaaccatcacctacgatacacattacgtaaaaaagcatcattcagcatcttttcaaggttaacaggttagtctttcgtaagctagtacctacgaccttatttggggcctcttgatcgacgaccgttatcggaggtggacttaatcacttggccaccccgccgacatcatcatgtcggccagggttattcacggtagccggaccggagagccacgttctaagatccttaaacccctctacgtattgagcagacatattaaaccctatggtaaaaatatgcatgattaagcggcaaaaaactaaaaaaaaaaaaaaaaaattgatgtacTGCTAAGTCATTAAACATAATAAAGGTACGTAAAAGGCCAACAAAACAAcataagaacattatttactttcgtcgTCTCAGTTAAAGTGGTGACCTTGACTAGTCACATATTTCAAAATCTCCATTAGTTACAATTTTATCATGTCATATTTAAGACTTTTAATCGGTTAAACACGTACACTTATACATCATTAGACATCTCAAAGTACTAACGACATTGAATAATTTAAAATGAATACTTAAATGAGACGAAGGTAGTACTCTCTATATCTTTATACATTGTTATATATCTACATGTATGATTTGCATATTCATTCTAATGCTAATATATATGAGTTGCATAAACTAGAAAGCTGGATTTGGGAAATTAAAGGAAAATAAAGACAAAAATCTTGTGGTTGATCATTGTCATGATAGAACATATAATTAGTCACGGGTTCCGCTTGACTCTAACAGTCTCTCACACATAAAACACAATGAAACTCCACATCAAACCTGGCTCTCCGTACGTACCAATGTCGATCAATATTGGCGTACATTTACAATAGTTTAAATAGTCTACATATATTACATTATTTCAAGTGATGGTGGCATGCATGGTGCGTTGTACGtgcatgtatgtatatacatataaagaTGGACAGTACTAAATCAAGTTAATTTTATGTATATGACAAAAATGTGTCGAAAATGAACGATTAAATATACTACGGAGTACTATATAAAAAAATCGAGTTGAAATAGTATCATATCAAAGTATTTGGCACTATTTGACCCAACTATTTTATGATAGTCATGAATATAAAGTGCATTTCCCACATGCACTAGCTTGACACTTCATTTTGGTTGCTAAGACGGTAGATAATGGTGATCATGAGATAAGTGGATTAGGTATACATACTTTTTGTACATAGCCGTTGACATAGTCATGACATGAGAATGAGGGAGTTGTAATGGAGAACTTTTGTAAGAAGTTTGATAgtgatgtgttaaaatttgattggtATTTGAGGTGTAAATAAATTAAAGTTGAAAAGAGAAAATATCTAGAACCAATCATGGGTTGACACCTCACTTCACGCCCTCTCTCCTCAGCGTTTTTTGAACACAAACGCTCCATTCCGGGCGTTTGTGGGACGTTTCTTATGACATGTGGGCGACATCAGGGTGAGAAACGCTTAGGCGAGCTCACAAATTTAAACCTATGATTGTAAAATGTTTCCCGACTAGGTTGACTACTTCACAAGTAGTCAGGATTAGTTGGAATATTCCTCTATTAATCTATGACTTGACCAGTTTACTTAGTCAAACTacgtaatacatatatatatatatatatatatatatatatatatatatatatatatagttatatatatagtcaaaCTACGTAAAATACAATCAATTAAGTTAAATTTTGTCAACATTCCCAGACTAACAATTAATCCCTTGATTAATctaccaattaatatatataaggtTCCGACTGACTATTCCTAGACTAACAACTTTTACAACATTATTTAAACATACTAAAACAATGTTTAAAAGCGTAAAATACCAAATTTTTAGGGTAAAATTAATTGcaaattaaacaaattttttttataaatgatatgTTGTTGACAATTGGTTAATGAGCGGAAACCAAAGTTCACATCGCAAGGTACTGCTCTTCGCGAATACCAGCATACCCTGATTGAGATGGACAACTTAATTCTTTAGATTAAATCCCTTCTTTAAATAAGTCCTCTAACCAAATCAGCTGGAGGCAGTGGACCAATAAACTAGTTGTCCCCTCAAAGACTCTATGACTGAAAGCCGGAGGTGGACCAATACATCGTAAGGTACTGCTCTTCGGGAATACCAGCATACCCTGGTTGAGATAGGCAACTTAATTCTTTAGATTAAATCCCTTCTTTAAATAAGTCCTCTAACCAAATCAGCTGGAGGCAGTGGACCAATAAACTAGTTGTCCCCTTAAAGATTCTATGGCCGAAAGCCGGAGGTGGACCAATAAGCTTGTTGTTCCATCAAATAATCTATGGCCGAAAACAAAGATACACCTTACAATCTTGTCAAAAAAACACTAGCAAAGCAGCCAGGCGGGATGAATAGCCCGTACGCGTATTTTTTTAGTTTAACAAGTCCGTAACTCTTCCTCAACCAGCGCTAGACGCTCATTTCTCTTGCCTATATGGAAGCCCTCatcaaaattgaaaaaaaaaaaaaaactaatgcaTGAACACAAGTACATGGAAACATTCATCTATCACCAATTGTTTTTAGAGAACTAAAGAATTCATAGGCTTATATGTATTACATGCCGTTGGCTTAAAATCGATGCTTTAAATGGTATAGGAGAGGTAGCAGCTTCAACTTTGATCTTGTGATTCACGGGAAGAAGCTAACTGGTGGTACAAAAAACCATTAGAGCCCGTGAGGTTTGATTTCTTGGGTGGTGGACAAAATTTCTTAGAATAATTATGCTCAAAACGGCCCGGAGCTGTCACAAGTTGGAGGGAATTTCATGTGGTGTAGTATAGAAAATTGCATTTTTGTGTAATCATTGTGGCTATTAAGGTTCAAATCAGGATGACTTTAGACGTAGCCGAGGAAGAGGTCGTGTGTCCGTGAAAAATTGAGATGTTAGTGAACGTATCTGAGAGAGTCGCGTTGAATGTTACATGTGTGATGAACGAGCAGCTTGGACAAACCGATAAATGAAGTGATTGTTGGAGATAATCGTTAATGAGTGCAAATCAAAATTTCACGTcgaaatttaaaaaattaaaatagaTAAAAGTTGAGAACTTTCATATATTAACAATTGATTTTAAAGTGATATAAGATTCATTAATTTATATGTATGATATGTTGTTAGGCTAGAAACGATATAGATGATATACATATGAATTATTCTATATATTTGGTTTACAACCGTAAGTTAATTAGATAGTGTACATATAATTATAAGCTACTAAAATATTTATGGTAGAATGTAATGAAGAATCAAATCAATATATCACAAACCCACCGCTAACTTGTTAATTGGGTCCAACCTGTTGAACAGAAAATGTCCTTTTCTTAAATTAAAACCACCTCTATTGCATTCATTTATCTTCCATATATTGTAGGCCCTGTGTAGTCTtgttattttatcattactaataattttAAAAAAGTCAAACTAGTGTCCATTTTTCATGGGCTAAACACACACCCACGTCAGCCAAAAATCATACACGAGACCTAATTCGTATTATTGCTTCTTTATAGATTTTTAGTGGTGATTAGTAGTACGGATGCTTTAAATAAATGTTATTCATATCATTATTTTCTACCTAGCTTGTTCTCCTTTTTATTATTAACTATCTTATATTTTATATGTGCAAGCTAGATTTATGTAGCAGATATAGGGTTTCTTTTGGGGTCATTATTTGTGTTTATGGCAATAGGCCGGATCATTAAAGATGATGAGCCAAGAAGAAGAAATAAGAAGCAAAAGGCAGCAAGATGATGGTAATATTAATACTCACGATGAACACGAAAACGACATGGTGATGCCAGGGTTTCGGTTTCATCCAACTGAGGAAGAACTTGTCGAATTCTACCTTCGCCGTAAGGTAGAGGGCAAGAAATTTAATGTCGAGCTCATCACTTTTCTCGATCTTTATCGATATGATCCATGGGAACTTCCTGGTATACATTACTTTACTTGTTTTCTTTAGGATCATGTATTTTTTCCTATTTCAGATCAGATTTGGTGCGTTCGATTCGATCACTACGCAGTTTCATACTTTTCTTTTTGTTAAATCTATCTGGAACTCAACAGTTATCAAACTCCTCCAATTCTTATTTAAAACTCTACATCTTGATTAGCTATTACTTGGATTCTATTTATTGGAACTTGGGGTAACTAAATTAAGTAATATAGTGTAGTTTTTGTTTCTTGAAccctaatatttaatattatattaatttgaagTCTTTTAATATTCATTTGCATATATAACATCCTGGTCTTTTATGATTGTTTGAACTTGATGTTTGATCATAAGTTTCTATAAATAGTATATTCATAATCTTGATCTTGTTTTACATTTGGTTCCAGCTTTAGCAGCAATAGGAGAGAAAGAATGGTTTTTCTATGTACCAAGAGACAGAAAGTATCGTAATGGTGATCGACCTAATCGTGTGACAACTTCAGGCTACTGGAAGGCTACCGGAGCCGATAGAATGATCAAAACTGATCAAAACTCAAGATCAATCGGGTTAAAGAAAACCCTCGTTTTCTACTCTGGAAAAGCTCCTAAAGGAATTCGAAGCCGTTGGATCATGAATGAATATCGATTACCCCAACACGAATTCGAAAGACTACAAAAAGTCAGTATATATTCCCTTCCTAGAATTTTGCATACTCGATTTTTGTTCGAAGTTTATATCTTTTAACTTAGGTTGCGTTTGTTTGTTTACCTGTTAACTGAATGATTCAACGTTAAATGATAAACCATTAAAAAATAAACGGATCGCGTACCAATATCACCTGTAACTTTAAATGCCTACAattaattctttaatcaatataacCTCTAGATTAAATTGTATCTCTTGTTTTCATCTTACTTCGATTTTTCGTGGTTAATTTGTACCTTTTGCAGGCTGAGATTTCGTTGTGTAGGGTTTACAAGCGAACCGGAGTAGAATGCTATCCATCTCATTCGCGTACACTTCAAACAACAAGAAATACCTCAAGACTTTTGAATCATGATAACAAGCAACAATCACTGCATTCGCCTTTTTTCACTTGTTATGAAGGTCATTCTTCTCACCATAACGAAAACAATATTACATCAAGCGCTAATAGTATCGATGATCTACATAGAATTATAAGGTCGCAACAAAGTCCAAACAATTGTCCACCTTCTCAACTTCTTAACATCCATGATTATCAACTCAATGTCGTTTCTTCTAACTATCATCCGCATCTGGCTAATGATAATTCGAGTCAACGACCACAACCACATCCCTTGTTGCAGTCGTCCCAAGTAGTTGTTGCTCCTGATAACTTGCCTAGAGCGGTTCTAGAAACAGTTCCTGATAGACTTTGGGAATGGAATTCGACGCCAAGTGAAGGAAGCAAAGATTTCTTTGATCCTTTCAAGTAACTATATTCTTATTCTTATAGATATGAATATGATATAATAGTTTATAATTTCAGTATTGCATGGTATAAACCTGACAAAAATATAACTTATTTGTCATTAACTTGGTAATTGGTATAGTATGATCATCATGTCACTTTTAATCTTGTAAGCTAATTGTATCAATACTTGGCATATCTTTAATTAGTGTATGACTAGCTTAGGTTGctatatgtatattatttatacGTGTAAAGTGACATATCGGAATGTTTAAGGTTTTGGAATTTaatgattctttttttttttttttttaaatagtaataatacatttaAATGTTACAAAAATAGAAAtgtttaaatttattttacaaaaataataaaatcGGAGTTTGGAACTCTGGTTTGTCATTTTTTACCCGAAATTTAAGTTTGCAACTCCGGTTTGCGTACCGATGGTTTGTTTTCAATGATCATAATTGCAGAAATCTGAGAAGAGAGAAtggaaaccgaagttccaaactccgATTGTGGGTAAAAAAAGTGACAAACTggagtttcaaactccggttttACTATTTTTGTAAAACAAATTTTAACATTTCTATTTTTGTAACATTtaaatgtattattactatttaaaaaaaaatcgaatttaattAGGGCAATAAACTTCACCTAATATATATGGATCTCATAATTAGCTTGTAAATTGCTTTTGATTAACTTTGTGTTGGTACTATTATGGATACTTAAGTCTTCTTGTTttttatactccctccgtctcaaatATATTGTTCACATATAAAACACGCATTGTTTAATAAAAAATTACTGTCAGatatatatttttgttaaattTTCAGTTTTAACCCTTAATTTTTACCTATCATTTTGTCTTACATGTATAAAGTAGAGCACAAAAGAACTTTATTACATTATTTTTTTCTACTTATGAAATTAGATAATTAATTTAGGGCATAACCAAAGAAATAGTGGACAATAGAATTGAAATGAATGGAGCAGCTAT includes these proteins:
- the LOC139853199 gene encoding NAC domain-containing protein 35-like — protein: MMSQEEEIRSKRQQDDGNINTHDEHENDMVMPGFRFHPTEEELVEFYLRRKVEGKKFNVELITFLDLYRYDPWELPALAAIGEKEWFFYVPRDRKYRNGDRPNRVTTSGYWKATGADRMIKTDQNSRSIGLKKTLVFYSGKAPKGIRSRWIMNEYRLPQHEFERLQKAEISLCRVYKRTGVECYPSHSRTLQTTRNTSRLLNHDNKQQSLHSPFFTCYEGHSSHHNENNITSSANSIDDLHRIIRSQQSPNNCPPSQLLNIHDYQLNVVSSNYHPHLANDNSSQRPQPHPLLQSSQVVVAPDNLPRAVLETVPDRLWEWNSTPSEGSKDFFDPFK